A single region of the Paludibacter jiangxiensis genome encodes:
- a CDS encoding DUF362 domain-containing protein: MKIHRKITEVASDKRVQKLISFLVGLGALAWFLIRVIPKPSRASYPCQRAAFPIASAFVIWVTGFLSSMFGLKYLGRKFSHKQWVVISCSAAAVVVLVGWFTVFPTNISDALALTPPKEYAPATGFDWQPGASNQPIGEAKGIFPGRVVMMRDPKATHWAGNWKEKSDQWWLDKNTDKERITALLSGTLQKLTGAKTDKASWDKIFKYYNQSVRGIKNRGYQAGELVAVKINLNNSSVDKQDNQTDATPQMVLAMVRQLVYKAGVPQKNIIVYDARRPIYPYMLTEIWNEFKDVRFLQENAPDPKQPVNPAYGDYTGLEGADWVDGITYSAGKFNKAKLMPRQIKEATYLINLALLKLHSYPYNYMEDGDEGQTALTMTGKNHAGSIKGTSELHSILNTKKEGVKNAWSPLVDLAASPNLGGKTILYILDGLYCGRKWRCYPSHFPNYPFKNKVEPYENPEWPSCVLASFDGVAIQSVGLDIMYAQSKNNFETSYHNVPRILIRDNADDFLHEMATPQNAPSGVKYMQGGKPVQSLGVFEHWDNDSTMRYSRNLNAKKGKGIEFIYSIIGAKN; the protein is encoded by the coding sequence ATGAAGATTCACAGAAAGATTACAGAAGTTGCTTCCGACAAGCGAGTTCAAAAACTAATCAGTTTTTTGGTCGGTCTTGGAGCCCTCGCTTGGTTTCTCATACGTGTTATTCCCAAACCCAGTCGGGCAAGTTACCCTTGTCAAAGGGCTGCATTCCCCATTGCAAGTGCATTTGTTATATGGGTTACCGGATTTCTATCCAGTATGTTTGGGTTGAAATATCTGGGACGTAAATTTTCCCATAAACAGTGGGTGGTAATTAGTTGTTCGGCAGCTGCGGTAGTAGTTTTGGTAGGTTGGTTTACCGTTTTTCCTACCAATATCAGCGATGCGCTGGCGCTTACTCCCCCCAAGGAATATGCTCCGGCAACCGGGTTCGACTGGCAACCGGGAGCATCCAACCAACCCATTGGAGAAGCGAAGGGTATTTTCCCCGGTCGTGTAGTAATGATGCGCGACCCTAAAGCCACACATTGGGCAGGTAATTGGAAAGAAAAATCGGATCAGTGGTGGCTTGATAAAAATACCGACAAAGAACGTATAACTGCGCTGCTTTCCGGTACATTACAGAAGCTTACAGGAGCAAAGACCGATAAAGCTTCCTGGGATAAGATTTTCAAATATTACAACCAGTCTGTGCGTGGAATTAAAAATCGTGGTTATCAGGCCGGCGAATTGGTGGCCGTAAAGATCAACCTGAACAACAGCAGTGTGGATAAACAGGACAATCAAACCGATGCAACACCTCAAATGGTGCTGGCCATGGTACGTCAGCTGGTGTATAAGGCCGGAGTTCCTCAAAAAAATATTATCGTGTATGATGCTCGCCGTCCCATTTATCCATATATGCTTACCGAGATATGGAACGAATTTAAAGATGTTCGCTTTTTGCAGGAAAATGCACCCGATCCAAAGCAACCTGTAAATCCGGCTTATGGTGACTACACCGGGCTGGAAGGCGCCGACTGGGTGGATGGTATTACTTATTCGGCAGGTAAATTCAACAAAGCAAAATTGATGCCACGTCAGATCAAAGAAGCTACATATCTCATCAATCTGGCTTTACTCAAGCTGCATTCTTATCCGTATAATTATATGGAAGATGGGGACGAGGGACAAACTGCATTGACTATGACAGGAAAGAATCATGCCGGCTCCATCAAGGGAACATCGGAATTACATTCCATCCTGAACACCAAAAAAGAGGGCGTTAAAAATGCATGGTCGCCGCTGGTGGATTTGGCAGCATCGCCCAATCTGGGTGGAAAGACGATTCTGTATATTCTGGATGGATTGTACTGCGGTCGCAAATGGCGTTGCTATCCTTCGCATTTTCCTAACTATCCGTTCAAGAATAAGGTAGAACCATATGAAAATCCCGAATGGCCATCGTGTGTGCTGGCGTCGTTTGATGGAGTTGCTATACAGTCAGTGGGATTGGACATAATGTATGCTCAAAGCAAAAACAACTTCGAAACATCTTATCACAATGTACCTCGTATTCTTATCCGTGATAATGCCGACGATTTCCTGCACGAAATGGCTACCCCACAAAATGCACCTTCGGGAGTTAAGTACATGCAGGGTGGAAAACCGGTCCAGAGTCTGGGTGTTTTCGAACATTGGGACAATGATAGCACTATGCGCTATTCCCGCAACCTGAATGCAAAAAAAGGGAAAGGCATAGAGTTTATTTATAGCATTATAGGTGCTAAAAATTAA
- a CDS encoding alpha-L-fucosidase, translating into MKNNRTGLLFLIILLMPFALCAQDAPQKNNNHPNFPRVTASLPGGKAADIPAGPFSPTWKSISQNYKVPDWFLDGKFGIFIHYGPYTVPAHASEWYPRHMYSNPGVQKWHEEHFGKVDSFGYKDFIPLFKMEKFNAGEWAELFKKSGARYVIPTAEHHDGFAMYDSKLTRWNAKNMGPHIDFIGELGDAVRAKGLKFGVSNHRMENWDFMYPQLDVKTDLFDPRYADFYGPPQVPQVRKLPKNGEEVMEDQAKAYQSEAYLEEWLARCQELVDKYKPDLFWFDNGVNSRQLDSIKLRFAAYYYNRAAQWGKSVSISTKSDAYLAGSIRDFERQGRAPKERTDYYWQVDDPIGDKFGYVEGMKLSNAGAIVRKLVENVSHNGNYMLNISPKSDGTIPEEQKQILLGVGNWLTINGDGIYGTRAWKTDKDGQFCFTTKGGALYAISLQWSEQPVTIAALPISAGKVSEVTLLGYKGEIKFSQDETGLKIFFPATPPCEYAYTFKIKGVINNTATGNVDAKSSLSHLDFFYAGEAKKQNMYIVRKGEVTWSYTHPGEGEISDAVMLSNGNILFAHQFGITEITPDKKVVWNYDAPSGTETHTAVPIGKNSVLFLQNGNPAKLIVMNKKNNAVEKELIMQVGNPNKVHGHFRHARLTKAGTILVAHMDMGQLCEYDADGKQLFSMDIPGIWSAEELPNGHILVTSKTGVREIDRQQNLIWEYPLSLSKDAGYSITSPQTSVRLANENTLVSNWFNQWNGTGQVDMNNQPIQAAEVTPDKKIVWVLRQWQSPDLGPSTIIVPLNQPRTTEKISFGQFH; encoded by the coding sequence ATGAAAAACAACAGGACCGGGTTATTATTCCTGATTATACTCTTAATGCCTTTTGCTCTTTGTGCTCAGGATGCACCGCAAAAAAACAATAATCATCCAAATTTTCCCAGGGTAACAGCCAGTCTGCCGGGAGGAAAGGCAGCCGATATTCCGGCCGGACCATTCAGCCCTACGTGGAAATCTATAAGTCAGAACTACAAAGTGCCCGATTGGTTTTTGGATGGAAAATTCGGAATTTTCATTCACTATGGACCTTATACCGTTCCGGCACATGCCAGTGAGTGGTATCCCCGTCATATGTACAGTAATCCAGGTGTTCAGAAGTGGCACGAAGAACATTTTGGAAAGGTGGATAGCTTTGGATACAAAGACTTTATTCCTTTGTTTAAAATGGAAAAATTCAATGCAGGCGAATGGGCTGAACTGTTCAAAAAGTCAGGTGCGAGATATGTTATCCCCACCGCCGAACATCACGATGGTTTTGCGATGTATGACAGTAAGCTAACCCGTTGGAATGCAAAAAACATGGGGCCTCATATCGATTTTATAGGCGAATTGGGTGATGCTGTTCGTGCGAAGGGCTTGAAATTCGGGGTTTCTAACCACCGCATGGAAAACTGGGATTTTATGTATCCGCAGCTGGATGTGAAAACCGATTTATTTGATCCGAGGTATGCCGATTTTTACGGGCCACCACAAGTGCCACAGGTACGAAAATTGCCTAAAAACGGCGAAGAAGTGATGGAAGATCAGGCAAAGGCGTATCAGAGCGAGGCTTATCTGGAAGAATGGTTAGCTCGTTGTCAGGAGTTGGTGGATAAATACAAGCCTGACCTTTTCTGGTTCGATAACGGAGTGAACAGCCGCCAGCTCGATTCCATCAAACTGCGTTTTGCGGCTTATTACTATAACCGCGCTGCACAGTGGGGGAAATCGGTTTCTATCAGTACAAAATCTGATGCTTATCTGGCCGGCAGTATCCGCGATTTTGAGCGTCAGGGGCGTGCTCCGAAAGAAAGAACCGATTATTACTGGCAGGTTGACGATCCTATTGGTGATAAATTTGGTTACGTGGAAGGTATGAAGCTTTCAAATGCGGGCGCCATAGTGCGCAAATTGGTTGAAAACGTAAGCCACAATGGAAATTATATGCTGAACATCTCACCTAAAAGCGATGGAACCATTCCAGAAGAACAAAAACAAATATTACTCGGAGTGGGTAACTGGCTGACTATAAATGGAGATGGTATTTATGGCACTCGTGCCTGGAAAACAGATAAAGACGGTCAGTTCTGCTTTACTACCAAAGGGGGAGCGTTGTATGCCATTTCATTGCAATGGAGCGAACAGCCCGTAACAATTGCAGCTTTGCCGATAAGTGCTGGCAAAGTATCGGAAGTGACTTTGTTAGGCTACAAAGGGGAAATCAAATTTTCGCAAGATGAAACTGGGCTGAAAATATTTTTCCCTGCAACTCCTCCGTGCGAGTATGCCTATACATTTAAAATAAAGGGCGTTATTAACAATACAGCGACAGGTAATGTGGATGCCAAAAGCAGCCTGAGTCATCTCGATTTTTTCTATGCAGGTGAAGCTAAAAAGCAAAATATGTATATTGTTCGCAAAGGGGAAGTGACTTGGTCGTATACCCATCCCGGCGAAGGTGAAATCAGTGATGCGGTGATGCTCTCGAACGGTAATATCCTGTTTGCTCACCAGTTTGGTATTACAGAAATTACGCCCGACAAGAAAGTGGTTTGGAACTACGATGCTCCTTCCGGCACCGAAACTCATACGGCAGTACCCATTGGTAAGAACAGTGTATTGTTTTTGCAAAACGGGAATCCGGCCAAACTGATAGTGATGAATAAGAAAAATAATGCCGTTGAAAAAGAGCTGATAATGCAAGTTGGCAATCCCAATAAGGTGCATGGACATTTTCGCCATGCCCGATTGACCAAAGCCGGCACTATTCTGGTTGCTCACATGGATATGGGGCAACTTTGCGAATACGATGCGGATGGGAAACAGCTGTTCAGTATGGATATTCCGGGAATTTGGTCGGCCGAAGAGCTACCCAACGGACACATTCTGGTAACCAGTAAAACAGGTGTTCGCGAAATTGATCGCCAGCAAAATCTGATTTGGGAATATCCATTAAGCCTCTCTAAAGATGCCGGATACAGCATTACTTCGCCACAAACTTCGGTTAGGTTGGCCAACGAAAATACGCTTGTCAGTAACTGGTTTAATCAATGGAACGGCACAGGACAAGTGGACATGAATAATCAACCTATACAGGCAGCAGAAGTAACTCCCGACAAGAAAATTGTTTGGGTATTGCGTCAGTGGCAATCGCCCGATTTGGGACCATCTACCATTATAGTGCCACTGAATCAGCCACGGACAACCGAAAAGATCTCTTTTGGTCAGTTTCACTAA